From the genome of Argentina anserina chromosome 4, drPotAnse1.1, whole genome shotgun sequence, one region includes:
- the LOC126790237 gene encoding LOW QUALITY PROTEIN: (R)-mandelonitrile lyase 1-like (The sequence of the model RefSeq protein was modified relative to this genomic sequence to represent the inferred CDS: inserted 3 bases in 3 codons), giving the protein MEKSTIADRLLLFNLIVIGFLAQSAVVSFAIASSSDHDFRYTKSVKDATYLPLENKYNYILVGGGTAGCPLAATLSANYSVLVLERGGAPTAHPNVFQEEGFLRSLMQEDDDGKTTPAQRFTSEDGVAIVRGRILGVSSMLNAGFYSRADEQFFAKSGIEWDMDLVEKSYQWVEDTIVSRPNLSRTDWQYVVKEALLEAGVGPTXGFSLDHIKGSKVGGSTFDSDERRHGADQLLNKGNLRNLRVGIHGTVEKIIFASKGPSISARGVIYSDSNGSSHRAFVRGNKGEVILSAGAIGSPQLLLLXGVGLQSYLSSMKIPVVHPQPHTGNFMYDNPRNFINMLSPFPLQPSAVKIVGITDHSYIETFSSMPISTTPFSIFPDPAVLTKINSSWGHIAMKLEGPLSCGTLKLRSSSDVRVGPNVRFNYFSHALDLDRCISGMKKVGELLNTNSLKAFQFQTSSSTKAYKFYGPTLPMNQTDDASFGQFCRDTVSTIWHFHGGCLVGKVVVKRLRVMGINGLRVVDASTLNFTPGTNPQAXLMMLGRYIGIKMLQQRS; this is encoded by the exons ATGGAGAAATCAACAATAGCCGATAGATTACTGTTGTTTAACCTTATCGTAATTGGTTTTCTTGCTCAATCAGCTGTGGTTTCATTCGCCATTGCATCTTCATCTGATCATG ATTTTAGATACACGAAGAGTGTGAAGGATGCCACTTATCTGCCACTGGAAAATAAATATAACTACATTTTAGTTGGTGGGGGAACTGCAGGATGTCCATTAGCAGCAACATTATCCGCAAACTACTCGGTGCTGGTTCTTGAAAGGGGTGGTGCTCCAACTGCACATCCTAATGTCTTTCAAGAAGAAGGGTTTCTGAGAAGTCTCATGCAAGAAGATGAtg ATGGTAAGACCACACCAGCTCAAAGGTTTACATCAGAGGATGGTGTTGCTATTGTCAGAGGAAGGATATTAGGTGTCTCGAGCATGCTCAATGCTGGATTCTACTCCAGAGCAGACGAGCAATTTTTTGCCAAATCTGGAATTGAATGGGACATGGATTTGGTTGAGAAGTCATATCAATGGGTTGAAGACACTATTGTCTCTCGACCAAACTTATCACGTACAGATTGGCAGTATGTTGTGAAAGAAGCATTGTTGGAGGCTGGTGTTGGTCCGA TTGGATTCAGTTTAGATCACATCAAGGGAAGTAAAGTTGGCGGTTCTACTTTTGATTCAGATGAAAGGAGACATGGAGCTGATCAATTGCTGAACAAAGGGAACCTCAGGAACTTGCGAGTAGGAATACATGGCACAGTCGAGAAGATCATCTTCGCTTCCAAAGGACCAA GTATTTCAGCTCGAGGTGTGATATATAGTGATTCCAATGGTAGCTCTCATCGGGCATTTGTACGTGGTAATAAGGGAGAGGTTATTCTGAGTGCAGGAGCAATTGGGAGTCCTCAGCTTCTACTCT ACGGTGTTGGCCTTCAGTCCTATCTTTCATCTATGAAAATCCCAGTTGTTCACCCCCAacctcacactggaaactttATGTATGACAATCCTCGTAATTTCATTAACATGTTATCCCCGTTTCCACTACAGCCCTCAGCTGTAAAGATTGTTGGTATTACCGACCATTCCTACATAGAGACATTCTCCAGCATGCCAATATCTACTACACCCTTCAGTATATTTCCAGATCCAGCTGTACTTACAAAGATAAATTCAAGCTGGGGACACATTGCCATGAAATTGGAAGGACCATTGTCTTGTGGTACTCTTAAGCTTCGGTCGTCATCTGATGTGAGAGTTGGTCCAAATGTTCGATTCAACTACTTTTCTCACGCTTTGGATCTTGATCGTTGTATTTCTGGCATGAAGAAAGTTGGGGAATTATTAAATACCAATTCACTGAAAGCATTTCAGTTTCAAACTTCGTCGAGCACAAAAGCCTACAAGTTTTACGGTCCAACTTTACCCATGAACCAAACAGATGATGCATCTTTTGGACAATTCTGTCGTGATACAGTATCAACAATTTGGCATTTCCACGGCGGATGCCTCGTCGGAAAAGTGGTTGTTAAGAGATTGCGGGTAATGGGAATCAATGGATTACGTGTTGTCGATGCATCCACACTCAATTTCACACCGGGGACCAATCCTCAAG CCCTTATGATGTTGGGCAG GTACATTGGCATTAAGATGCTACAACAAAGATCATGA
- the LOC126790238 gene encoding ADP-ribosylation factor 1 — MGILFTKMFSSLFGNKEARILVLGLDNAGKTTILYRLQMGEVVSTIPTIGFNVETVQYNNIKFQVWDLGGQTSIRPYWRCYFPNTQAIIYVVDSSDTDRLVIAKEEFHAILEEEELKGAVVLIFANKQDLPGALDDAAITEALELHKIKNRQWSIFKTSAIKGEGLFEGLDWLSNTLKSGGG, encoded by the exons ATGGGGATTCTCTTCACCAAAATGTTCTCCTCCCTCTTTGGGAACAAGGAGGCTCGGATCCTCGTCCTCGGTTTGGACAATGCCGGCAAAACCACTATTCTCT ATCGGCTTCAGATGGGGGAGGTTGTTTCCACAATTCCAA CGATTGGATTCAATGTTGAGACCGTGCAGTACAACAACATCAAGTTCCAAGTCTGGGATCTCG GTGGACAGACAAGTATCAg ACCATATTGGAGATGCTATTTTCCAAATACTCAAGCCATAATCTATGTCGTTGACTCTAGCGACACGGACAGGCTAGTAATAGCTAAAGAGGAGTTTCATGCTATATTGGAG GAGGAAGAGTTGAAAGGTGCAGTTGTCCTTATTTTTGCCAATAAGCAG GATCTTCCTGGTGCACTTGATGATGCTGCAATAACTGAGGCTTTAGAGTTGCACAAGATAAAAAACCGTCAATGGTCTATCTTTAAAACTTCTGCCATTAAAGGCGAAGGTCTTTTTGAGGGCTTGGACTG GCTGAGTAACACACTGAAGTCTGGAGGTGGCTAA
- the LOC126792882 gene encoding xylose isomerase translates to MKMKAEKILLLLVCVSFFTFAVTAGPQTCPADLESDCSGSGEWKGEFFPEIPKIKYEGPSSKNPLSYKWYNADEEILGKKMKDWMRFSVAFWHTFRGSGADPFGAPTKNWPWEDGTNSVAMAKTRMKANFEFINKLGVDRWCFHDRDIAPDGKTLEETNKNLDEVVALAKELQGTKIRPLWGTAQLFMHPRYMHGGATSPELGVYAYAAAQVKKAIEVTHYLGGENYVFWGGREGYQSLLNTDMGRELDHLARFLEAAVAYKKKIGFNGTLLIEPKPQEPTKHQYDWDAATTANFLRKYGLLGEFKLNIECNHATLSGHSCHHELETARLNGLLGNIDANTGDPQIGWDTDEFLTDIAEATRVMITVVKNGGLAPGGFNFDAKLRRESTDVEDLFIAHISGMDTLARGLRNVAKLIEDGSLAELVRKRYESFDTEVGAQIEAGKGDFEYLEKKAMEWGEPKVPSAKQELAERLFQFAL, encoded by the exons ATGAAAATGAAGGCAGAGAAGATACTGTTGCTGCTTGTTTGTGTCAGCTTCTTTACTTTCGCGGTG ACTGCTGGTCCACAGACGTGCCCAGCAGATCTTGAGAGTGATTGCAGTGGTTCTGGGGAATGGAAAGGTGAATTTTTTCCAGAGATTCCTAAGATTAAATATGAG GGCCCCTCTAGCAAGAACCCCCTTTCATACAAATGGTATAATGCAGATGAGGAGATCCTGGGGAAGAAAATGAAG GATTGGATGAGGTTTAGTGTTGCATTTTGGCACACATTCCGTGGATCAGGAGCTGACCCATTTGGTGCGCCTACAAAGAATTGGCCTTGGGAAGATGGaacaaactctgtggctatgGCCAAAACAAGAA TGAAAGCCAACTTTGAGTTCATAAATAAGCTTGGAGTCGATCGGTGGTGCTTCCACGACAGGGATATTGCTCCGGATGGTAAAACCTTAGAG GAAACTAACAAAAACTTGGATGAGGTGGTGGCCCTTGCCAAGGAGCTTCAG GGAACCAAAATCCGACCTTTGTGGGGCACAGCTCAGCTATTTATGCATCCTCGCTACATGCACGGTGGTGCCACTAG CCCTGAATTAGGTGTATATGCATATGCTGCCGCTCAAGTTAAGAAAGCTATTGAG GTTACACATTATTTAGGTGgtgaaaattatgtgttttggGGTGGCCGTGAGGGTTACCAGAGTCTCCTGAATACTGACATGGGCCGAGAGCTTGATCATCTG GCAAGGTTTCTTGAAGCTGCCGTTGCttacaagaaaaaaattggatttaatg GAACATTGTTGATTGAACCGAAGCCTCAAGAACCTACTAAACACCA GTATGACTGGGATGCTGCAACAACAGCAAACTTCCTCCGAAAATATGGTCTTTTAG GAGAATTTAAACTTAACATTGAGTGCAACCATGCCACTCTATCTGGTCACAG CTGTCATCATGAGCTTGAAACTGCAAGACTCAATGGTTTACTAGGAAACATTGATGCCAACACTGGAGATCCTCAAATTG GGTGGGATACAGATGAGTTTCTCACAGACATTGCAGAAGCAACTCGAGTTATGATCACTGTGGTGAAAAAT GGAGGACTAGCACCAGGAGGCTTTAACTTTGATGCAAAATT ACGGAGGGAAAGCACAGATGTCGAGGATTTGTTCATTGCTCATATTAGTGGAATGGATACTCTGGCCCGTGGACTCCGTAATGTTGCCAAGCTTATTGAG GATGGTTCTCTGGCTGAGCTTGTTCGGAAACgatatgagagttttgataCAGAAGTTGGGGCCCAGATAGAG GCTGGTAAGGGTGATTTTGAATATCTTGAGAAAAAGGCCATGGAATGGGGTGAACCAAAAGTTCCTTCTGCCAAGCAG GAACTTGCGGAGAGGCTTTTCCAGTTCGCTTTGTAA